The following coding sequences lie in one Gouania willdenowi chromosome 5, fGouWil2.1, whole genome shotgun sequence genomic window:
- the LOC114463026 gene encoding ras-related protein Rap-1A, with product MREYKLVVLGSGGVGKSALTVQFVQGIFVEKYDPTIEDSYRKQVEVDGQQCMLEILDTAGTEQFTAMRDLYMKNGQGFALVYSITAQSTFNDLQDLREQILRVKDTEDVPMILVGNKCDLEDERVVGKEQGQNLARQWNHCAFLESSAKSKINVLDIFYDLVRQINRKTPVEKKKAKKKSNCVLL from the exons ATGCGTGAATACAAGCTAGTGGTGTTAGGCTCTGGAGGTGTGGGCAAATCGGCTCTG ACAGTTCAATTTGTACAGGGAATCTTTGTGGAAAAATATGACCCTACAATAGAAGACTCGTACAGAAAG CAAGTGGAAGTAGATGGGCAacaatgtatgcttgaaattCTCGACACAGCCGGCACA GAACAGTTCACAGCAATGAGGGACTTGTACATGAAGAACGGCCAAGGCTTTGCCCTGGTATACTCAATAACAGCACAGTCCACCTTCAATGACCTCCAGGACCTGAGAGAACAGATTTTACGAGTAAAGGACACAGAGGAT GTGCCAATGATCTTGGTGGGGAACAAGTGTGACTTGGAGGATGAGCGTGTGGTGGGGAAGGAGCAGGGCCAGAACCTCGCCAGACAGTGGAACCACTGTGCCTTTTTAGAGTCCTCCGCTAAGTCAAAGATCAACGTCCTCGAT ATTTTCTATGACCTGGTCAGACAGATAAATAGAAAAACGCCAGTGGAAAAGAAGAAGGCAAAAAAGAAATCCAACTGTGTCCTGCTTTAA